From the Daphnia magna isolate NIES linkage group LG3, ASM2063170v1.1, whole genome shotgun sequence genome, one window contains:
- the LOC116935554 gene encoding uncharacterized protein LOC116935554, whose protein sequence is MLCSKTRIAPDPKKSVSIPRLELLSGLLAARLGSYVEKATEKKIKRKLLWTDSAIAFWWMKGEAGRWKQFVHNRVTEIWQTVETEEIRHCSWLQNPADVASRGATAAQLNAQKSWWTGPSWMGKREEWPQSPSSATELQLQEVSVEEKAEEVTQCTVSTEAKWYERFSSMRTMVRVLATMQRAIKKFKGKENPESPVATVRHRGRKLKFPVWTTDETREATLELYREAQATHYGAVVKSFRAGQTEVPHELKKLGLMWDKKNRLIKCRGRHLNWMEYNKKATLILLPAEHLITRRVIEQTHLRLKHTGVKTMKGTLRTDFWIPKMRQALKKETSKCTRCQRKFDEIPAPLPLDRLQMSNPFTIMGVDFAGPFPVESPATSGHKTKLFVCLFTCVVTRAVHLEVTTDQEISTFIFALRRFFARREYPRALYSDNARTLTLAAKYLRAAYRDSRVFNTLVDLNIKWRFSPSLAPWWGGFWERMVQTVKRLLYKTYGSDCMEYDLFQTVLTKIEDMINTRPLTYVAEDDMEPLTPK, encoded by the coding sequence ATGCTGTGTAGCAAGACGAGAATAGCGCCGGACCCCAAGAAATCCGTCTCGATCCCGAGGCTGGAACTTCTGAGCGGGCTTCTGGCAGCGAGACTCGGAAGCTACGTCGAGAAAGCGACGGAGAAAAAGATCAAGAGGAAATTACTGTGGACCGATTCAGCAATAGCTTTCTGGTGGATGAAAGGCGAGGCTGGTCGGTGGAAGCAGTTCGTTCACAATAGAGTGACGGAGATATGGCAGACAGTGGAGACTGAGGAAATCAGGCATTGCTCATGGTTACAGAACCCAGCGGACGTAGCATCCAGAGGAGCTACGGCTGCGCAGCTTAACGCACAGAAGAGTTGGTGGACTGGCCCATCTTGGATGGGAAAGAGGGAGGAGTGGCCCCAGTCGCCAAGCTCAGCGACCGAGCTCCAGTTGCAAGAAGTCTCGGTCGAAGAAAAAGCAGAAGAGGTAACGCAATGTACGGTATCAACCGAAGCAAAATGGTATGAAAGATTCAGCTCCATGCGAACCATGGTAAGAGTCTTGGCCACGATGCAAAGAGCGATAAAGAAGTTCAAGGGCAAAGAAAATCCGGAAAGCCCGGTGGCAACGGTCAGACACCGGGGGAGAAAATTGAAGTTCCCCGTGTGGACCACTGACGAAACTCGAGAGGCAACGCTCGAGCTTTACAGAGAAGCCCAGGCGACTCACTACGGAGCAGTGGTGAAGAGCTTTAGAGCTGGGCAAACAGAGGTCCCACATGAGTTGAAGAAACTCGGCCTAATGTGGGACAAAAAAAACCGACTAATCAAGTGTCGAGGCCGGCATCTGAATTGGATggaatacaataaaaaagcAACCCTCATTCTGCTACCGGCCGAGCACCTCATTACCAGAAGGGTGATCGAACAGACACATCTTCGGTTGAAACATACCGGAGTGAAGACCATGAAGGGGACACTCAGAACGGATTTCTGGATTCCGAAGATGCGTCAAGCCCTCAAGAAAGAGACGAGTAAGTGCACGAGATGCCAGAGAAAATTTGATGAAATACCGGCGCCTCTACCGTTGGATCGCCTGCAAATGTCCAATCCTTTCACGATAATGGGAGTGGATTTCGCAGGCCCATTCCCAGTAGAATCACCGGCGACTAGCGGTCACAAAACGAAGCTATTCGTGTGTCTCTTCACATGTGTCGTAACGAGAGCAGTCCATCTCGAAGTTACGACCGACCAGGAGATCTCCACGTTTATCTTCGCGCTAAGACGATTCTTCGCGCGGAGAGAGTACCCCAGGGCGCTCTACTCCGATAACGCGAGAACGTTAACGTTGGCCGCTAAGTACCTGAGAGCAGCGTACAGAGACAGCAGGGTGTTTAACACGCTGGTTGACCTCAACATAAAATGGAGATTTTCCCCGAGTCTAGCCCCTTGGTGGGGCGGATTCTGGGAGAGAATGGTGCAGACCGTTAAACGGCTGCTGTATAAAACGTACGGGAGCGATTGTATGGAATACGATCTATTCCAGACGGTGTTGACGAAGATAGAGGACATGATCAACACGAGACCGTTGACTTACGTGGCAGAAGATGATATGGAGCCGCTAACACCCAAGTAA